The following is a genomic window from Strongyloides ratti genome assembly S_ratti_ED321, chromosome : 1.
AGTAggtaaaaatttgaaaaaaagattattttataaaagaaaaaaaagttagatATTAGAAGTAATTCTAATTGACATTTATGCATAAGTTTAAagtcattaaataaatataattacaaCTTTTACTtgtcaaaaattaaattcttattataaagaaacaACAAAATGTATgtatttgatatttataaatagtaaaaataatatttttttttaatactcatatattaaatttctaaaaactTCTTAATAATGCTTCAAGATATGTTATTCATTCTTTCTTAAATTTCAATTagcaaatttttatatatatttaatattttaaagtaaagctatgataaaaaaaaatgatagatGAATAATGACTCATAAAAAtcatgaataaaaaaataaatttgtttgaagtaaaaaatttaaaaaaaaggatatTTATAATCATAACAAAAGCTACTTGTGaataatatcaattaattgtattgatatataataattatcataatttatataaaattatcttataaaaaataaaatttaaaagtagaataaaattatttaaaaataaaaaacatacatcattaatatttctagaaaatatctttttttgatTGATAGAATTcctaatattaaaaaaaaaaaattttttttttatttattatgttaCTTTATCATAAAGAagacatttttattttataaataaagtttaaaagaattttttttttttttttgttaaaccAGTATTATTGTACATATCTTAACAAACACAATAAAAATGCAAAAAagcaaaaaatataaaattataatgttaataaaaaaaaatatttaaattgataCATTTATGCTATTAAATAAGATATACCAACAAAAATCAGtagtatatttattaaattatttatacataataaCTTATTTGTAatcatctttatttattatataaatataatttaatatttttaataatacaataatcaacaattatgtataacttttttttttaatgtaatattttaatactgtataatataagaaaaaaagtatacagaattaaataattaacttaaaatacctttctttatttatcaatcgtattaataaaatgataagaaaatagtattttatataattaaacaattgttttgttatttttttttaatataaaaataatatatgtacatatatattacaattttaaataaaaaaaaatatatataaatataaagttcTTAATCTTTCTTGTGGATACACACCATTTccttattttttgataaagatTGAATAAAAAGAAAGTAGAAAGTTTagtaaataaagatatatattcaaatgtatttatatattatttatttaactatAGTTTTatgatatgaaaaatttatatctttcTTCTTCTGTAATAATATGAATCGTAAAttcttattaattaattagtCTCGATATAAACTGAAAATATTCTTGgttcttttaattaaataaaaattttataaaactattataatttatatatatacatataaatatttaaaataattaactttcatttatttttgaaaaataattttgaaaaatatacaaatgtTAATTATTAGTTAGTTAATAATTGtgtgaaaaaattaattgttacttcaatttaaaataatatgaatatataGAATATATCTTTAgataccatttttttttatattaaaaaaaaaaagaacttttctaataattttatggTAAATAAAcctgtaattatttttaaaaatatttttttcatagttggctaatatttatttctaaaattgaGTATCATTGGAAGTATTTATtcattgtataaaaaaaaatatgtataatttattgttgttgataaagttttatttaaaaatttaatagcaagaaaaaaataaattaaaaaataattacttagaatataatttaaaataatatcatgTCTTTATGATAACGTTTAGTATATggtattataataataaattataaaatataaatatatacaaattcTCTAATGAACTAATTAAATGTtcttaaaaagaaataaatattttcatttaaaaataatagagaAGGCATTTTGCtaagttattattaaaacattaattctaaaaagtacaaaaaccttttttataaaaatattaaagtagaaataaaaatttaatctatataaatattatttactaaaaaatttcacaaaaaaaaaggattTTAATGGTTTTCACGATGATAATAATGATGATGTgagaaatatataatgtttttttattctgtagaatttgttaaatatttttcaagtgcattattttctttttgcACAATTTACGAcatcttttttatacatgatatttatacatattaaaaGATGAACCCTAAGCAACTTggaattattatttttatataataataaattatatttaaaaggcttttataattgtaaatattattaataataaattaaaattaagtaaggctttttaatttttttaattcaaattCTAAAGCAGCTTCACAGTCTGGGAAAGGTTTTAAATCAGCAcctttaaaaattgaaactgTTGGATATTTAGTTTGTGTAACATGAATAGAATTTAAAGGACATATAATAACTTGATTAATATCCATATCACATGTtgcattatatattttagaaaatactTGTTGAATTTGATGGCGAACTGCTTCATGCATTTCTTCATCTCTAGTAACGACATTAATTGCTAAAACACCTGTATCAGTaagacattttttaatatcactTAAAACTTCTGAACTGAAAAAACGTGGTGGTGgacaattaataatattatctgACCCAGAACCAGCAATATCAACAAAAATAgcatcatattttttatctaaagaTGCTTCTTTTTTGACAAATTCATAAGCATCATCAATATGAACAATCATTCTTTCTGAAGTtggaaatttaaaataatttttagcaATTTTAACAACATCTTCATCAAGATCCACACCAACAATAGTTGACTTTGGGaaaaaatcatataaaaatgtactaAATAATCCACCACCAATACCAAGAACTAAAATTCTCATCtcaatttcttttctttgtataaaaacttttaagttatttaaagataaagcTAATAAAAAACTATAATGGTATTGACTGTTAAGTCTTGTCATATCTAGTTCCATTTTTCCTTTAACTTTATTAAGATAAACTTCAGATTGAATAAGATTAGGACAACcattaaatgttaattgACGTGAATAagtatttgaaattttaacatCACAAACTTTCCACTCACCATTTATTCTGCTTGTTccttttttaacaatttttgtaCTTTGAGCTGGATTACGTGCTTCAACAAAACttattttagtatttttCATTGATGTAGGAGTAAGACGCCTAACTAAATCAGCAACCTCATCATTAACACTTGAAAGATCACCATAATCTTGATTAggtaatttataaaacattaataatcTTGAAACTCcacaattttttctaataatttctCTTCCTTTTGTTGTTGAATAAAGGTATCCATTACTTTCTTCAACAGATACAACATATACAGCCATTGTTACAATATCTTTAGTATTAGGATCATCAACAACATAAACAATATACCGTTCCtgatctttattttttaaatcaaaaattttaaaacttgaTTGTtctctaaaattttttgttttataagtAGCATACATATTAAATTCTCTTTCACTATTTATAACATCTAATATTTCATCCATATTAGACATTCTTTTGACAGCTTTCATGGTACTATTTTGCATATATTCCATTGGTATTTCTATTGGCATTGgcattttaaatttagtaATAACAACAACAAATACTGGTAATGGAAAATCAGATACCTCTCCTCCATCTGCACAATGAAAACGAATAGAATATTGATTAACacgtttaaaaaattcaacaattttttttaatatatgatCTTGAAGAAGtgaaacaataatatattttcctGTTGGTACAAGAACTCTTGTTATTTCATTAAACATATCTTCAACATCTTTTGTATGACTATCATCATATTCAGGTGGATACATTGCATCAAGAGTACCCTTatcaaaaacaatattataatattcatcctcttttttaatatttgtagcTGATTCTTCTCTAAAAATAAGTTCTGGTCTTGTTAAAACATTTCTCCTGGCTTGTGTAGTAATTACTCCTCCATCAGtatcaatattttcaatatttctatatccattatcatataactataaaataaatatatttaaaaaaagaaaaaaaaaacaacatacATTTTCAGCAATAATAGAACTTCCACAACCAACTTGAAGAATTTTATCACTAGGTTTAAGATAATGATCAAGTATATTAGAAATTATCTCATAATCACCGTACCACTCAAAAGGTGCctgttttcttttaaaaaatttttcccaATATGATTTTGTGGCAAAATCTTTAAATTGATCCGGAAGGATATCCATGATTTaggataaattaataaatgactaaaaatagtaatttttaaaataaataaaataatttatttcctgataaatgttttaggaatgaatt
Proteins encoded in this region:
- a CDS encoding Methyltransferase-like protein 13 produces the protein MDILPDQFKDFATKSYWEKFFKRKQAPFEWYGDYEIISNILDHYLKPSDKILQVGCGSSIIAENLYDNGYRNIENIDTDGGVITTQARRNVLTRPELIFREESATNIKKEDEYYNIVFDKGTLDAMYPPEYDDSHTKDVEDMFNEITRVLVPTGKYIIVSLLQDHILKKIVEFFKRVNQYSIRFHCADGGEVSDFPLPVFVVVITKFKMPMPIEIPMEYMQNSTMKAVKRMSNMDEILDVINSEREFNMYATYKTKNFREQSSFKIFDLKNKDQERYIVYVVDDPNTKDIVTMAVYVVSVEESNGYLYSTTKGREIIRKNCGVSRLLMFYKLPNQDYGDLSSVNDEVADLVRRLTPTSMKNTKISFVEARNPAQSTKIVKKGTSRINGEWKVCDVKISNTYSRQLTFNGCPNLIQSEVYLNKVKGKMELDMTRLNSQYHYSFLLALSLNNLKVFIQRKEIEMRILVLGIGGGLFSTFLYDFFPKSTIVGVDLDEDVVKIAKNYFKFPTSERMIVHIDDAYEFVKKEASLDKKYDAIFVDIAGSGSDNIINCPPPRFFSSEVLSDIKKCLTDTGVLAINVVTRDEEMHEAVRHQIQQVFSKIYNATCDMDINQVIICPLNSIHVTQTKYPTVSIFKGADLKPFPDCEAALEFELKKLKSLT